The proteins below come from a single Edaphobacter acidisoli genomic window:
- a CDS encoding DUF2306 domain-containing protein, with product MDTATQSSGRLKWVALYGLCFIGAAAAVRRIAVLLFPPTAPATVELGNLDAQFASHAALTMAHIVPALIFVILLPFWFSRRVRATATAYRRVSIALLVLGAVVGLTALPMAALPVGGVTEQAAVLVFDAIFLFSLTKAWVLFARGEMARYREWMMRAVSVLLGIATTRPVMGVFFATSRLTHLTPHQFFGIAFWIGFGVTYLAGEAYLHRHPVTT from the coding sequence ATGGATACCGCAACGCAGTCCTCAGGCCGGCTGAAGTGGGTAGCGCTGTACGGACTCTGTTTCATCGGAGCAGCGGCAGCTGTCCGGAGAATTGCAGTCTTGCTGTTCCCTCCAACTGCGCCGGCCACGGTGGAATTGGGCAATCTCGACGCTCAGTTTGCTTCGCACGCCGCGCTGACCATGGCCCATATCGTCCCGGCGCTGATCTTCGTGATCCTGCTGCCGTTCTGGTTTTCGCGAAGAGTGCGGGCGACCGCGACCGCATACCGCAGGGTTTCAATCGCGCTGCTGGTCCTCGGCGCAGTGGTAGGGCTGACGGCGCTGCCGATGGCTGCGCTGCCGGTCGGCGGAGTTACAGAGCAGGCGGCGGTGCTCGTCTTCGACGCTATCTTTCTCTTCTCGCTGACGAAGGCGTGGGTGCTGTTTGCGCGGGGAGAGATGGCTCGCTACCGCGAGTGGATGATGCGCGCCGTCTCGGTCCTGCTTGGCATTGCGACCACGCGGCCGGTCATGGGCGTCTTCTTCGCCACCTCACGCCTGACGCACCTGACGCCGCACCAGTTCTTCGGCATCGCCTTCTGGATAGGCTTCGGCGTCACGTACCTTGCGGGTGAGGCTTATCTGCACAGGCATCCCGTTACGACATAG